A section of the Catalinimonas alkaloidigena genome encodes:
- a CDS encoding OmpA family protein — protein sequence MLLGRVACAQPIQWASEVNFYHGAYRGEGDYGAKQVLGPPNAVPFGQMSPRAFRLASQEGSGILRVGFAQPQPIKQVVVVESNLPGAVTEVKLYDEYGRSYAVYQQEPQKLAAPFRSFNLIIAETTYKVAQVEVRLNASTHHGWTQIDAIGILNSDEPYTLSSYSTYSETKTEAPAVSFVSKKENLGETVNSKFTEINPVISPDGSMLYFARQNHPQNDGGKRDAQDIWASRRQGDGSWGEAINMGSPLNNAMPNGVASVSPDGNTLLLLNRYNPDGSVSPGVSLSQRQKGGWSAPIPQEIDQYENRSDYVNYYLTNDGNAILMAVDRQEGYGDQDIYISFREGKNKWSKPQNLGPQINTPRADFAPFLAADGRTLYFASEGYSGFGGSDIYFSKRLDESWQRWSTPENMGNQINTPDWDGYYTISAAGDFAYLVSDQEAIGNSRDIFKIALPNAMKPEPVVLLNGHVYDAVTRQPLAATIQFSTLEGGKEAANARTYPEDGSFKVVLPLGVEYSYVAEAPGYVGVDEDFSLVSIQEYREMEQDIFLFPLEKGQTIRLKNIQFERSKSFIRDSSKPTLERLVRLLEENPTLEIQLEGHTDNRGSFNANMKLSEDRVTEVKKYLTDRGIKAKRITLKAYGGTQPIADNEEETTRRLNRRVEFTVTNL from the coding sequence ATGCTGCTCGGCCGAGTGGCGTGCGCACAGCCCATTCAGTGGGCCAGTGAGGTGAATTTTTACCACGGCGCCTACCGGGGCGAGGGCGATTACGGGGCCAAACAGGTGCTCGGGCCGCCCAACGCCGTTCCGTTTGGGCAGATGAGCCCGCGGGCGTTTCGGCTGGCTAGCCAGGAGGGAAGCGGCATTCTTCGTGTGGGATTTGCGCAGCCACAGCCCATCAAACAGGTGGTCGTGGTCGAAAGCAATTTGCCCGGCGCCGTCACCGAAGTGAAACTCTACGACGAGTACGGGCGCAGTTATGCGGTCTACCAGCAGGAGCCGCAAAAGCTGGCGGCCCCCTTTCGGAGTTTTAACCTGATTATTGCCGAAACCACCTACAAGGTTGCGCAGGTCGAAGTGCGACTGAACGCCTCTACGCATCACGGCTGGACGCAAATCGACGCCATCGGCATCCTGAATTCGGACGAACCGTATACGCTGTCGAGTTATTCGACCTATTCTGAAACCAAAACGGAAGCCCCGGCAGTGAGCTTCGTGTCTAAAAAAGAAAACCTGGGCGAAACCGTGAATTCCAAGTTTACGGAGATCAACCCGGTGATTTCGCCCGACGGGTCCATGCTGTACTTTGCGCGGCAGAATCATCCGCAAAACGACGGCGGCAAGCGCGACGCGCAGGACATCTGGGCGAGCCGACGGCAGGGGGACGGGTCGTGGGGAGAGGCCATCAACATGGGCAGCCCACTGAACAACGCGATGCCCAACGGCGTTGCTTCGGTATCGCCCGACGGCAACACGCTCCTGTTGCTGAACCGCTACAATCCCGACGGGTCCGTCAGCCCGGGGGTATCGCTGTCGCAACGCCAGAAGGGCGGCTGGTCGGCCCCGATTCCGCAGGAAATCGATCAGTACGAAAACCGCAGCGACTACGTGAATTACTACCTGACCAATGACGGAAACGCCATTCTGATGGCGGTCGACCGGCAGGAGGGCTACGGCGATCAGGACATTTACATCAGCTTCCGGGAAGGCAAAAACAAATGGAGCAAGCCCCAGAACCTGGGACCACAGATCAATACCCCTCGGGCCGATTTTGCGCCGTTTCTGGCGGCCGACGGGCGCACGCTTTACTTCGCTTCGGAGGGCTACAGTGGCTTTGGCGGCAGCGACATCTACTTCAGCAAGCGCCTCGACGAATCGTGGCAGCGCTGGAGCACTCCGGAAAACATGGGGAATCAGATCAATACACCCGATTGGGACGGCTACTACACCATCTCGGCGGCGGGCGATTTTGCTTACCTGGTTTCCGATCAGGAGGCCATTGGCAACTCGCGCGATATTTTTAAAATCGCCCTGCCCAACGCCATGAAGCCGGAGCCGGTGGTGTTGCTGAACGGACACGTGTACGATGCCGTCACCCGCCAGCCTCTGGCCGCCACCATTCAGTTTTCGACGCTGGAAGGCGGCAAAGAAGCCGCAAACGCTCGTACCTATCCGGAAGACGGCAGCTTCAAAGTCGTGTTGCCCTTGGGGGTGGAGTACAGTTACGTGGCAGAAGCGCCGGGCTATGTGGGCGTAGATGAAGATTTTTCGCTGGTCAGCATCCAGGAGTACCGCGAAATGGAGCAGGACATTTTTCTGTTTCCTCTGGAAAAAGGCCAGACCATCCGGCTGAAAAACATTCAGTTTGAGCGGAGTAAATCGTTTATTCGCGATTCGTCCAAACCTACGCTGGAACGCCTGGTGCGTCTGCTGGAAGAAAATCCTACGCTCGAAATTCAGCTGGAAGGGCACACCGACAACCGGGGAAGCTTCAACGCCAACATGAAACTTTCGGAAGATCGGGTCACGGAAGTGAAAAAGTACCTGACCGACCGGGGCATCAAAGCCAAACGTATCACCCTGAAGGCCTACGGAGGAACCCAGCCCATCGCCGATAACGAAGAAGAAACCACCCGTCGCCTGAATCGCCGTGTAGAATTTACGGTGACCAACCTGTAA
- a CDS encoding GNAT family N-acetyltransferase, with protein sequence MIEVRHITDPADLEKAMQIRHRVFVEEQQVAEEEEYDEYETVSRHFLAFADAQPCGTARWRYTDKGIKLERFAVEKACRGRGVGKALVDTVLKDVAAAAESAHKMIYLHAQLSAMPLYARAGFEKEGPLFEEAGIQHYKMVWRGASANQ encoded by the coding sequence ATGATCGAAGTCAGACATATTACCGACCCGGCCGACCTGGAAAAGGCCATGCAGATTCGCCACCGTGTGTTTGTAGAAGAGCAGCAGGTGGCCGAAGAAGAAGAGTACGACGAATACGAAACCGTATCCCGGCATTTTCTGGCGTTTGCGGATGCGCAGCCCTGCGGCACAGCTCGCTGGCGTTATACCGACAAAGGCATCAAACTGGAGCGGTTCGCGGTCGAGAAAGCATGCCGGGGGCGGGGCGTCGGCAAAGCCTTGGTCGATACGGTACTGAAAGACGTTGCCGCTGCCGCCGAGAGTGCCCATAAAATGATTTACCTGCACGCGCAGTTGTCGGCCATGCCGCTTTATGCCCGTGCCGGGTTCGAAAAAGAAGGCCCGCTCTTTGAAGAAGCGGGCATCCAGCATTATAAAATGGTGTGGCGGGGCGCGTCAGCGAATCAGTAA